In Zunongwangia sp. HGR-M22, the sequence TGATATTCCTATTAGCCTGAAAAATGGCGAGCAGATTTTGGCTAAAAAGAGCATCAATTTTAAAGAAAATAAGCAACAAGAAGTCGAATTTCGATTACAGGCTGAAGAAATTGAAAACGGAATTATTTCGATTGAAGACAACGGCCTTGTTTACGATAACGAACTGTTTTTTACTTATGCTGAAACACCAAAAATCAATGTTTTAAGTGTTTCGGGTAGCGATGCCGACTTTCTTAACCGAATTTTCACTAAAGACCAATTCAGCTATATCAATTTTGATGAAAATGAAGTTGATTTTAGTGCTTTTAGCAGTGCAGATTTGATCATTTTAAACGAAGTAGAGCACATAAATACTGCTTTACAAAACCAGGTGCTGGAAAAAGCAAAAGAAGGAACGCCTGTTTGCATTATCCCAGCTTCTAATCTTCAGCTTCAAAATTATAATTCATTTTTATCGAATCTTGGCTTACCAATTATCAAGAATAAACAAAACAAGGAATTATTAATTACTGAAATTTCTTTTGAGCACCCACTATTTGAGGATACATTCGAAAAAGAGATCAGCAACTTTCAATATCCTGAAGTACAAAGCTTTTACAATTTTAATAAGGATGCTTCAGCTGCATTAGCTTATCAAAATAATAATGCCTTCTTAATGAATTCTGGCAATAGCTATTTATTTTCAGCACCAATCAGTCAGGAAAATTCTAACTTTCAAAATTCGCCGTTAATCGTTCCTGTTTTCTATAATTTGGGAATTTCAGCTTTAAAAACTCCAAGCTTATATTTTGAAGTCGGCCAGGAAAATATCTTCGATGTTAATATAGCAGGAAACGGTGATCAGGTAGTTGAAATTCAGCAAAATTCTGCCGATAGTTTTATTCCGCTTCAACAAAATACCTCAGACAAGATCACGGTAACCACCACAGAGCTGCCTGAAAATGCTGGAAATTACATGATAACATACCAAGAAAAGAGAATTTTACCAATTAGTTATAATTATCCAAGAAACGAAAGTGATCTTAATTATCTGGATATTAACGAATTTGAAAATATCGAAAAGCAAACCGACCTTAATACATTTTTTGAAAGTACAAAAGCTGCTCAACAAATCGATGTGCTTTGGAAATGGTTTATTATTTTTGCACTGATCT encodes:
- a CDS encoding BatA domain-containing protein, producing MQFRHPELLYALILLVIPFIVHLFKLRKFQKEAFTNVKLLKKVVQENRKSNQLKKWLILIARTLALAFLILAFAQPFIPSGKTAKQSTSTLLYLDNSFSMQLRGEHGPMLQHNIQQLLENSQQNDQFGLFTNNKDFGIISPSEDQSELQDIDYSSNSMNFNLINLKARQFFNEHPAEVQRLVLISDFQQNLGDLNKLENIAYHFVKNEAQNISNISVDSAYAIDKNLNQLSLRANFSTTEKLDRDIPISLKNGEQILAKKSINFKENKQQEVEFRLQAEEIENGIISIEDNGLVYDNELFFTYAETPKINVLSVSGSDADFLNRIFTKDQFSYINFDENEVDFSAFSSADLIILNEVEHINTALQNQVLEKAKEGTPVCIIPASNLQLQNYNSFLSNLGLPIIKNKQNKELLITEISFEHPLFEDTFEKEISNFQYPEVQSFYNFNKDASAALAYQNNNAFLMNSGNSYLFSAPISQENSNFQNSPLIVPVFYNLGISALKTPSLYFEVGQENIFDVNIAGNGDQVVEIQQNSADSFIPLQQNTSDKITVTTTELPENAGNYMITYQEKRILPISYNYPRNESDLNYLDINEFENIEKQTDLNTFFESTKAAQQIDVLWKWFIIFALIFLTIEMLLLKFFK